A single genomic interval of Nocardia bhagyanarayanae harbors:
- the pruA gene encoding L-glutamate gamma-semialdehyde dehydrogenase, whose protein sequence is MDAIATTPTPVNEPVGSFAPGTPERERLRAELTELAATPTEVHHVIGGKHRRTAGPVVEVVQPHRHAAVLGTLTFAEARDVQDAIEAAAAAAPGWRALSFEDRAAVFLRAADLLAGPWRETIAAATMLGQSKTAYQAEIDAPCELVDFWRFNVHFARQILAEQPISTPGVWNRLEYRPLEGFVYAITPFNFTAIAGNLPTAPALMGNTVLWKPAPTQAVAAYWTMKLLEAAGLPPGVINLVHGAGPEVSDVALADPRLAGVHFTGSTATFRHLWRTVATNLDRYQGYPRLVGETGGKDFVLAHASADPDVLTTALLRGAFDYQGQKCSAASRAFIPKSVWARMGADLVDKANALTYGDVTDFGNFGGALIDRRAFDKNADAIARAKATPGLTIAAGGRTDDSVGYFVDPTVLLGDDPTDEAFRTEYFGPILAVHVYDDAAPGSFDAAMELVDRGAAYGLTGSIVADDRAAVAAATDRLRFAAGNFYVNDKPTGAVVGQQPFGGSRLSGTNDKAGSPQNLLRWISPRTIKETFVPPTDHRYPHQAAAAQPSDAETEVR, encoded by the coding sequence ATGGACGCCATCGCGACCACACCCACGCCCGTCAACGAACCCGTCGGCAGCTTCGCCCCCGGCACACCCGAACGGGAGCGGCTGCGCGCCGAACTGACCGAGCTCGCCGCGACGCCGACCGAGGTGCACCACGTCATCGGCGGCAAGCATCGCCGCACGGCCGGACCGGTCGTCGAGGTGGTGCAGCCGCACCGGCACGCCGCGGTGCTCGGCACCCTCACCTTCGCGGAGGCCCGCGACGTCCAGGACGCCATCGAGGCCGCCGCCGCGGCCGCACCGGGGTGGCGCGCGCTGTCGTTCGAGGACCGGGCCGCGGTGTTCTTGCGCGCCGCGGATCTGCTCGCCGGGCCGTGGCGCGAAACCATCGCCGCGGCGACGATGCTCGGTCAATCCAAAACCGCCTACCAGGCCGAGATCGACGCGCCGTGCGAACTGGTCGACTTCTGGCGGTTCAATGTGCATTTCGCGCGCCAGATCCTCGCGGAGCAGCCGATCTCCACGCCGGGAGTGTGGAATAGGCTGGAGTACCGGCCGTTGGAGGGGTTCGTCTACGCGATCACCCCCTTCAACTTCACCGCTATCGCGGGCAACCTGCCGACCGCGCCCGCGCTGATGGGCAACACCGTGCTGTGGAAGCCCGCGCCTACCCAGGCGGTCGCCGCGTACTGGACGATGAAGCTGCTGGAGGCGGCGGGACTGCCGCCCGGCGTGATCAACCTGGTGCACGGGGCGGGCCCGGAGGTCTCGGACGTGGCGCTGGCCGACCCGCGCCTGGCCGGTGTGCATTTCACCGGATCCACCGCGACCTTCCGCCACCTGTGGCGCACCGTGGCGACCAATCTCGATCGGTACCAGGGGTATCCGCGGCTGGTCGGCGAGACCGGCGGTAAGGACTTCGTGCTCGCGCACGCCTCCGCCGACCCGGATGTGCTCACCACGGCGCTGCTGCGCGGGGCGTTCGACTACCAGGGCCAGAAGTGCTCGGCCGCCTCACGCGCGTTCATCCCCAAATCGGTGTGGGCGAGGATGGGCGCCGATCTGGTCGACAAGGCGAACGCCCTGACCTACGGCGACGTCACCGATTTCGGCAACTTCGGCGGCGCGCTCATCGATCGCCGCGCCTTCGACAAGAACGCCGACGCGATCGCCCGCGCGAAGGCGACGCCGGGCCTGACCATCGCGGCGGGCGGGCGCACCGACGACAGCGTCGGCTACTTCGTCGACCCGACCGTGCTGCTCGGCGACGATCCCACCGACGAGGCGTTCCGCACCGAGTACTTCGGACCGATCCTGGCGGTGCACGTCTACGACGACGCGGCACCCGGATCCTTCGACGCCGCGATGGAACTCGTCGACCGCGGCGCGGCCTACGGGCTCACCGGCTCGATCGTCGCCGACGACCGCGCCGCCGTGGCCGCGGCCACCGACCGGCTGCGCTTCGCCGCGGGCAACTTCTACGTCAACGACAAACCGACCGGCGCCGTGGTCGGCCAGCAGCCGTTCGGCGGATCTCGCCTGTCGGGCACCAACGACAAGGCGGGCTCCCCGCAGAACCTGCTGCGCTGGATCTCGCCGCGCACCATCAAGGAGACCTTCGTGCCGCCCACCGATCACCGCTACCCGCACCAAGCCGCCGCCGCCCAGCCGTCCGATGCCGAAACGGAGGTGCGGTGA
- a CDS encoding uracil-DNA glycosylase yields MCRTLADLDASVADCFACPRLVAWRELVAREKRAAFRDETYWGRPVPGFGPPDARLLIIGLAPAAHGGNRTGRMFTGDRSGDVLYAAMHAVGLANQPTSVRRGDGLELLGARVTAPVHCAPPDNKPAPDERDRCRGWLDIELGLLAPTVRSVVVLGAFGWQAALPALAEAGWVVPRPRPKFGHGAHITLAPAVAGRAELELFGCYHVSQQNTFTGRLTPAMLEQVLAEAATAAGLHPREPR; encoded by the coding sequence ATGTGCCGCACCCTCGCCGACCTCGACGCCTCCGTCGCCGATTGCTTCGCCTGCCCGCGCCTCGTGGCGTGGCGGGAGCTGGTCGCGCGCGAGAAGCGCGCCGCGTTCCGCGACGAAACCTATTGGGGCCGACCGGTTCCCGGTTTCGGTCCGCCCGACGCCAGGCTGCTCATCATCGGACTCGCCCCCGCCGCGCACGGCGGCAACCGGACCGGGCGCATGTTCACCGGCGACCGCAGCGGCGACGTGCTCTACGCCGCCATGCACGCCGTCGGCCTAGCGAATCAGCCGACCTCGGTGCGCCGCGGCGACGGCCTCGAGCTGCTGGGCGCGCGTGTCACCGCGCCGGTGCACTGCGCGCCGCCGGACAACAAGCCGGCTCCCGACGAACGCGATCGGTGCCGCGGCTGGCTGGACATCGAACTCGGACTCCTGGCCCCGACGGTCCGGTCGGTCGTGGTGCTCGGCGCGTTCGGCTGGCAGGCCGCGCTGCCGGCGCTGGCCGAGGCGGGCTGGGTGGTGCCACGCCCGCGCCCGAAGTTCGGGCACGGCGCGCACATCACGCTGGCGCCCGCCGTGGCGGGTCGCGCGGAACTGGAGCTGTTCGGCTGCTACCACGTCAGCCAGCAGAACACCTTCACCGGACGATTGACCCCCGCGATGCTCGAGCAGGTGCTTGCCGAGGCGGCGACCGCGGCGGGACTGCATCCGCGCGAACCGCGCTGA
- a CDS encoding PucR family transcriptional regulator, which translates to MVTEELNRPAGVSLRELLDALDSTVTDPVEAPDGDAVAIRSVALLDGDDFSESPSVPADMSLLVGVPESAVLAWLDELAARPPERRPRAVLLKSTAESAAVRAAARRSRVAVVVVDRRARWDTVLALVRRVLDRAGRGGPAEDPLTTDTDLFGLAQIVAQNAGGMVSIEDAHSHVLAYSASDESADELRILSILGREGPRDYLRVLQDWGVFDRLRRGDEVIDLPARAELNIKRRLVVGIHATAADGRSRTLGSIWLQQGDRPFKPDAAEVLRGAAAVAARIIARALDAPSTETLLLQRLFGAHGEGVDIPSVAGALRIPVRGPAAVVGFALNAQAGAEHSEIGSVIRLHASSFRADSIATVLGDRVYVLLPGYRSAPSVTAWTRQLVDQLETRRGAILRAAIAIPVADLTQVAAARAEVDRVLDSTATTFPRGRVTTLAESRTAVLLGEILDLLATRAELHDPRLRALFDYDRDHGAQLGESVEGYLREHGDVRRAAAALRVHPNTLRYRLRRAEAITGITLADPANRLLLELQLALHRRSSPA; encoded by the coding sequence GTGGTCACCGAGGAACTGAACCGACCGGCGGGCGTGTCGCTGCGCGAACTGCTCGACGCGCTCGACAGCACCGTCACCGATCCGGTCGAAGCGCCCGACGGTGACGCGGTCGCCATTCGCTCGGTGGCGCTGCTGGACGGCGACGACTTCAGCGAGTCGCCTTCGGTTCCGGCGGACATGTCGTTGCTGGTCGGCGTGCCGGAATCCGCGGTGCTGGCCTGGCTGGACGAGTTGGCCGCCCGCCCGCCCGAGCGGCGGCCGCGGGCGGTGCTGCTCAAGTCGACCGCGGAATCCGCCGCGGTGCGCGCGGCGGCTCGTCGCTCGCGGGTCGCCGTGGTCGTCGTCGACCGCAGGGCCCGCTGGGACACGGTGCTCGCGCTGGTGCGTCGCGTCCTCGATCGCGCGGGCCGCGGCGGACCGGCCGAGGACCCGCTCACCACCGACACCGACCTGTTCGGGCTGGCCCAGATCGTCGCGCAGAACGCGGGCGGCATGGTCTCCATCGAGGACGCGCACTCGCACGTGCTCGCCTATTCGGCCTCCGACGAATCGGCCGACGAACTGCGCATCCTGTCGATTCTCGGCCGCGAGGGACCCCGCGACTACCTGCGGGTGCTCCAGGACTGGGGTGTGTTCGACCGGCTGCGCCGCGGCGACGAGGTGATCGACCTGCCCGCCCGCGCGGAGCTGAACATCAAGCGCCGCTTGGTCGTCGGCATCCACGCCACGGCCGCCGACGGCCGCTCGCGCACGCTCGGCTCGATCTGGTTGCAGCAAGGCGACCGGCCGTTCAAGCCGGACGCCGCGGAGGTGCTGCGCGGCGCGGCCGCCGTCGCGGCGCGCATCATCGCCCGGGCACTCGACGCGCCGTCGACCGAAACCCTCTTGTTGCAACGGCTTTTCGGTGCGCACGGCGAGGGCGTCGACATTCCGTCCGTGGCGGGCGCGCTGCGCATCCCCGTGCGTGGCCCGGCGGCCGTCGTCGGATTCGCGTTGAACGCGCAGGCGGGCGCGGAGCATTCGGAGATCGGCAGTGTGATCCGCCTGCACGCGAGCTCGTTTCGGGCCGACTCGATCGCGACCGTGCTCGGCGACCGCGTCTACGTACTGCTGCCCGGATACCGGTCCGCGCCGTCGGTCACCGCGTGGACCCGGCAACTGGTCGACCAGCTGGAGACCAGGCGCGGCGCGATCCTGCGCGCGGCCATCGCCATTCCCGTCGCCGACCTCACCCAGGTGGCCGCCGCGCGCGCCGAGGTCGACCGGGTGCTGGACAGCACCGCGACCACCTTTCCGCGCGGCCGGGTCACCACGCTCGCCGAATCCCGCACCGCCGTCCTGCTCGGGGAGATCCTCGATCTGCTCGCCACCCGAGCCGAACTGCACGACCCGCGGCTGCGGGCGCTGTTCGACTACGACCGCGACCACGGTGCGCAACTCGGCGAGAGCGTCGAAGGCTACCTGCGCGAACACGGCGACGTCCGGCGCGCGGCCGCTGCCCTGCGGGTGCACCCGAACACGCTGCGCTACCGGCTGCGCCGCGCCGAGGCCATCACCGGCATCACCCTCGCCGACCCCGCGAACCGCCTCCTACTGGAACTCCAACTCGCCCTGCACCGCCGCTCGAGCCCGGCCTGA